The following coding sequences are from one Carassius gibelio isolate Cgi1373 ecotype wild population from Czech Republic chromosome B7, carGib1.2-hapl.c, whole genome shotgun sequence window:
- the zgc:103586 gene encoding zgc:103586 isoform X4 has protein sequence MAVAELVAKCLQAREMAYCPYSGFPVGAAILTTGGAIITGCNVENASYGLTVCAERTAIQRAVAKGYRRFTAIAVTCDIKDSFVGPCGACRQVLMEFGTEWDVYLTKPDGTYRKTSLRDLLPLAFTPAHLQKN, from the exons ATGGCTG TTGCGGAGCTAGTGGCAAAATGCTTGCAGGCACGAGAAATGGCTTACTGTCCGTACAGTGGGTTTCCAGTCGGTGCTGCAATTCTGACGACAGGGGGCGCCATTATCACTG GATGCAATGTTGAGAATGCCTCCTATGGCCTTACTGTGTGTGCGGAGAGAACTGCGATACAGAGAGCGGTCGCAAAAGGATACCGAAGATTTACAGCCATAGCGGTCACATg TGATATCAAAGATAGTTTTGTGGGACCCTGCGGTGCTTGTCGACAGGTATTAATGGAG tttggcaCAGAATGGGATGTTTACCTCACTAAGCCAGATGGCACCTATAGGAAGACCAGTCTCAGAGACCTCTTGCCTTTAGCATTCACCCCGGCTCACCTGCAGAAGAACTGA
- the zgc:103586 gene encoding zgc:103586 isoform X1: protein METIETAAKKSFIVMINMIAWMILLTATGLGVIHLHECPVQPNLPIYVTVIGLTGLLSLLVMYLRDTLDDSLLVRFCSAFSFTLYIFIVCWFVAGTHWIYSIYPPNYVPTSTGDHCHKTLYLFAFWINNLGFLCVFMLSLFALYFTLTRRTMLFTSRNLYVKI, encoded by the exons ATGGAGACTATTGAGACGGCTGCCAAAAAATCTTTCATTG TGATGATTAACATGATTGCATGGATGATTTTATTAACAGCTACTGGATTAG GAGTGATCCATTTGCATGAGTGCCCTGTCCAGCCAAACCTCCCCATCTATGTGACTGTGATTGGATTGACTGGTCTGCTTTCACTGTTGGTCATGTACCTGAGGGACACTTTGGACGACTCTCTGCTGGTTCGCTTCTGCAGTGCTTTCAGCTTTACGCTCTACATATTCATTGTGTGCTGGTTCGTTGCTG GTACCCACTGGATTTACTCCATATATCCTCCCAACTATGTTCCCACCAGCACTGGAGACCACTGTCACAAAACCCTGTATCTGTTTGCATTTTGGATTAACAATCTAGGCTTTCTTTGTGTGTTCATGCTGTCTCTTTTTGCTTTGTATTTCACTTTGACTCGTAGAACTATGTTGTTCACCAGTAGAAACCTATATGTTAAAATTTAG
- the zgc:103586 gene encoding zgc:103586 isoform X2 — translation METIETAAKKSFIATGLGVIHLHECPVQPNLPIYVTVIGLTGLLSLLVMYLRDTLDDSLLVRFCSAFSFTLYIFIVCWFVAGTHWIYSIYPPNYVPTSTGDHCHKTLYLFAFWINNLGFLCVFMLSLFALYFTLTRRTMLFTSRNLYVKI, via the exons ATGGAGACTATTGAGACGGCTGCCAAAAAATCTTTCATTG CTACTGGATTAG GAGTGATCCATTTGCATGAGTGCCCTGTCCAGCCAAACCTCCCCATCTATGTGACTGTGATTGGATTGACTGGTCTGCTTTCACTGTTGGTCATGTACCTGAGGGACACTTTGGACGACTCTCTGCTGGTTCGCTTCTGCAGTGCTTTCAGCTTTACGCTCTACATATTCATTGTGTGCTGGTTCGTTGCTG GTACCCACTGGATTTACTCCATATATCCTCCCAACTATGTTCCCACCAGCACTGGAGACCACTGTCACAAAACCCTGTATCTGTTTGCATTTTGGATTAACAATCTAGGCTTTCTTTGTGTGTTCATGCTGTCTCTTTTTGCTTTGTATTTCACTTTGACTCGTAGAACTATGTTGTTCACCAGTAGAAACCTATATGTTAAAATTTAG
- the zgc:103586 gene encoding zgc:103586 isoform X3: METIETAAKKSFIGVIHLHECPVQPNLPIYVTVIGLTGLLSLLVMYLRDTLDDSLLVRFCSAFSFTLYIFIVCWFVAGTHWIYSIYPPNYVPTSTGDHCHKTLYLFAFWINNLGFLCVFMLSLFALYFTLTRRTMLFTSRNLYVKI; this comes from the exons ATGGAGACTATTGAGACGGCTGCCAAAAAATCTTTCATTG GAGTGATCCATTTGCATGAGTGCCCTGTCCAGCCAAACCTCCCCATCTATGTGACTGTGATTGGATTGACTGGTCTGCTTTCACTGTTGGTCATGTACCTGAGGGACACTTTGGACGACTCTCTGCTGGTTCGCTTCTGCAGTGCTTTCAGCTTTACGCTCTACATATTCATTGTGTGCTGGTTCGTTGCTG GTACCCACTGGATTTACTCCATATATCCTCCCAACTATGTTCCCACCAGCACTGGAGACCACTGTCACAAAACCCTGTATCTGTTTGCATTTTGGATTAACAATCTAGGCTTTCTTTGTGTGTTCATGCTGTCTCTTTTTGCTTTGTATTTCACTTTGACTCGTAGAACTATGTTGTTCACCAGTAGAAACCTATATGTTAAAATTTAG
- the LOC127961100 gene encoding transmembrane protein 272-like — protein MDPKQMFNYVKSPPQMSITCLVISKLLLLALPIAQISIGAVYLKDCPVQHYIPVYVLVCGVFGLLLALLSCLPCARETEEGGQTALSRAFNVWNSLVSTFMFCWLICGSVWIYSIYPPNYNQTVAGDPYCNKTLYLFAFWTTTLAYILIGLVLVLGCCVCICALILGKGQD, from the exons ATGGATCCAAAGCAAATGTTCAATTATGTGAAATCTCCTCCACAAATGAGTATAACTTGCCTTG ttatttcaaaacTGCTGTTGCTGGCTCTTCCCATTGCTCAGATTTCGATAG GTGCAGTGTATCTGAAAGACTGTCCCGTGCAGCACTATATACCAGTGTATGTGCTGGTTTGCGGGGTGTTTGGTTTACTTCTGGCCTTGCTGTCGTGTCTGCCCTGTGCCAGGGAGACGGAGGAAGGGGGTCAAACCGCACTCAGCCGTGCCTTCAATGTGTGGAATTCTCTAGTTTCTACCTTCATGTTCTGTTGGCTGATCTGTG GCAGTGTGTGGATTTATTCTATTTATCCTCCTAACTACAACCAAACCGTGGCTGGAGATCCCTACTGCAACAAGACCCTCTACCTGTTTGCATTCTGGACCACCACACTGGCTTATATTCTGATAGGTCTGGTGCTGGTGCTTGGGTGCTGTGTTTGTATCTGTGCTTTAATTTTGGGAAAAGGACAGGATTAG